A single window of Saccharomyces kudriavzevii IFO 1802 strain IFO1802 genome assembly, chromosome: 16 DNA harbors:
- the SKDI16G4010 gene encoding bifunctional triacylglycerol lipase/ester hydrolase (similar to Saccharomyces cerevisiae YPR147C; ancestral locus Anc_3.488) has translation MPVQEYTKSTLPCSILNIKPSVATENEDAPLLVWIPGNPGLLYYYQEMLQHLHSKHPDWEILGVSHAGMTLNAHSNTPIFSLQDQVDHQVEVINNFSHENRKIIIMGHSVGAYILQKVCLSDKLVGSVRKIGLITPTVMDIHTSEMGVKMTAVLHYIPPLAHVVSLLSYVFFYWILSEGLSRFVIDKFMGCGSTGYQAVLSTRILLTHKQFVRQSLGLASQEMKEITTNWEFQDEFINYCQENEIFIWFLFSTKDHWVADKTRTHLSHYYKDKIKQERLKIDVTDKIPHSFVVKHAEYAVNTFF, from the coding sequence ATGCCAGTACAAGAGTACACCAAATCTACATTACCGTGCTCGATATTGAATATCAAGCCCTCAGTTGCTACAGAAAACGAGGATGCTCCTCTATTAGTGTGGATCCCCGGTAATCCTGGACTTTTATACTACTATCAGGAGATGTTACAGCATCTACATTCAAAGCATCCTGATTGGGAAATCCTTGGTGTATCTCATGCGGGAATGACCCTAAATGCCCATTCTAACACACcgatattttctttgcaagATCAAGTAGATCATCAAGTTGAAGTAATCAACAACTTTTCACAcgaaaacagaaaaattatcatcATGGGACATTCGGTGGGTGCCTACATCTTACAAAAAGTGTGCCTTTCTGATAAATTAGTCGGGTCTGTAAGAAAGATCGGTCTGATCACACCCACTGTGATGGACATACACACCTCAGAAATGGGTGTTAAAATGACAGCGGTACTCCACTATATCCCCCCATTGGCCCATGTTGTATCATTGCTCAgttatgttttcttttattggATTTTATCCGAAGGActttcaagatttgttATTGACAAATTCATGGGCTGTGGAAGCACCGGTTATCAGGCTGTGTTGTCCACAAGAATTTTGCTGACTCATAAACAGTTCGTCCGTCAATCTCTGGGGCTAGCTTCTCAGGAAATGAAGGAGATAACTACTAATTGGgaatttcaagatgaatTCATCAATTATTGTCAAGAGAacgaaattttcatttggttTCTGTTCAGTACAAAAGACCACTGGGTTGCTGACAAAACAAGAACGCATTTATCACATTATTATAAGGATAAAATCAAGCAAGAACGATTAAAAATTGATGTCACCGATAAGATACCACATTCCTTCGTGGTGAAGCACGCAGAATATGCCGTTAACACTTTCTTTTAA